CTCCGACGTCGAGGACCTCGACGGGCTGGGGATCGACCGGACGGAACTCGCCGAGACGCTACAGCGGTCGTACCTACAGATGATCGTCCAAGACGGCGTCTTTCACGCCGACCCGCATCCGGGGAATCTCGCGGTCAGAGACGATGGCACGATCGTCTTCTACGACTTCGGCATGTCGGGTCGCGTCGATCCGTTCATCCAGGAGAAGATCATCGAGTTCTACATGGCCATCGCGGCGCAGGACACCGATGCGATCCTCGATGCGCTCATCGAGATGGGCACACTCAGCCCGGAAGCCGATCGTGACGTGATGGCGAACATCATGGAGCTGGCCATCGCTGATGCCCGCGGCGAGGACATCGAGCAGTATCGCGTCCAACAGATCATCGAGCAGGTCGAGGATACGATCTACGATTTCCCGCTCCGGTTGCCGCCCAACCTCGCGTTGGTCCTGCGCGTCGCAACGGTCGTCGAGGGAGTCTGCGTCACGCTCGATTCGAACTTCGATTTCATCTCCGTGGCGACCGGCTATCTCCGCGAGGAGGGGCTAATTGAGCAGAGCGCCCGCGATTTCGTCGCCGACCGGGCCGACGAGGTCCGACAGTTCGGCGAGTCGCTCGTCCGCGTCCCGCCGAAACTCGAATCGACGCTCGACGACCTCGACCGCGGCAACGTCACGCTCAAAGTGGAGTTCGAACCCGACGAGCGGACGTTCGACGTGTTGGCCAAGCGCCTCGTTCTCGCGGCGCTGTTGACGGCGGCACTCATTTCGGCGTCAGTGCTGTACGCCTTCGCGACGACGACGACCGCCGCCGTCGCGCTCGCGCTCGCGACGCTGTTCGGGGTGTCGCTTTGGCGGTCGTTCCGACGGCGTCGGCAGGGGATCGACGCCCAGCCGCAGTTCACGAGACAGCGGCTTCGAGAGCGCGAAAAGTGACCGGTTCGATCGCCCGCGCAGCGATCAGTTAACTTTCAGCTCTGTTCCCTGCTCTTGGGCGCTGATGAGAACGTCCTCCAGCGATTTGTCGACGGGTTCGTTGAATAGGAGCACGTCGATGGGGAGCGTCGGCGCGCCGTCGACGAGGTCCTCCATGATGACCAGCCGTTCGCGGGCGCGGGACATCCCAACGTAGAACACCCGGCGCTCGTTGTCGGTCATCGTCGGCACCG
This genomic window from Natronomonas salsuginis contains:
- a CDS encoding ABC1 kinase family protein; the protein is MMFRAYRRFVVVAYQFLPLLLAYARDRKRFVFFGGRRQVSSEVRRARARSLLSSLLTLGPTFIKLGQLLSTRPDVLPSEYIDEFERLQDDVPPARWDAAKAVVEADLGPVDEVFETFDDEAISGASLGQVYVASVDGEKVAVKVRRPGVEPLVEADLRVVRWSLPILMRFVGQARSFSLETIADEFERTIREEMDYRREREMLVEIRENFADNERIRVPAAIPELSSQRVLTMEYVEGTKISDVEDLDGLGIDRTELAETLQRSYLQMIVQDGVFHADPHPGNLAVRDDGTIVFYDFGMSGRVDPFIQEKIIEFYMAIAAQDTDAILDALIEMGTLSPEADRDVMANIMELAIADARGEDIEQYRVQQIIEQVEDTIYDFPLRLPPNLALVLRVATVVEGVCVTLDSNFDFISVATGYLREEGLIEQSARDFVADRADEVRQFGESLVRVPPKLESTLDDLDRGNVTLKVEFEPDERTFDVLAKRLVLAALLTAALISASVLYAFATTTTAAVALALATLFGVSLWRSFRRRRQGIDAQPQFTRQRLREREK